The following are encoded in a window of Oncorhynchus mykiss isolate Arlee chromosome Y, USDA_OmykA_1.1, whole genome shotgun sequence genomic DNA:
- the LOC110509725 gene encoding small nuclear ribonucleoprotein Sm D3, translating to MSIGVPIKVLHEAEGHIVTCETNTGEVYRGKLIEAEDNMNCQMSNITVTHRDGRVAQLEQVYIRGSKIRFLILPDMLKNAPMLKSMKNKNQGSGAGRGKAAILKAQVAARGRGRGGGMGRGTIFPKRR from the exons ATGTCCATTGGCGTGCCCATCAAAGTTCTGCATGAAGCAGAGGGCCACATTGTGACCTGTGAGACCAACACTGGTGAAGTGTACAGGGGCAAGCTCATTGAGGCTGAGGACAACATGAACTGCCAG ATGTCCAATATCACTGTGACGCATCGGGATGGCCGTGTAGCCCAATTGGAGCAGGTCTATATCCGGGGCAGCAAGATTCGCTTCCTGATCCTACCGGACATGTTAAAAAACGCCCCTATGTTAAAGAGCATGAAAAACAAGAACCAGGGATCTGGAGCAGGAAGGGGGAAGGCAGCCATTCTCAAAGCTCAGG TGGCTGCAAGAGGACGGGGTCGTGGTGGAGGGATGGGAAGAGGAACCATTTTCCCGAAAAGGCGGTAG